DNA from Methylobacterium currus:
AGGCGCCAAGGTCTACAACGCCGACGTGATCCGGCCGCTGTCGAACCCGGTCTACGGCCAGGGCTCGCTGGCGGTGCTGAAGGGCAACCTCGCGCCGAGCGGCTGCGTCATCAAGCCGGCGGCGATGGACCAGCGCTTCCTCAAGCATTCCGGCCCGGCGCTGGTCTTCGACGATTATCCGTCGCTGAAGAGCGCGATCGACGACGAGAATCTCGACGTCACCGCCGACCACGTGCTGGTCCTGCGCAATGCCGGGCCGCAGGGCGGGCCGGGGATGCCCGAATGGGGCATGCTGCCGATGCCGAAGAAGCTGCTGAAAGAGGGCCACCGCGACATGCTGCGCTTGTCGGATGCGCGGATGAGCGGCACCAGCTACGGCGCCTGCGTGCTCCACGTCGCGCCCGAATCCTTCGTCGGCGGGCCGCTGGCGCTCCTGCGCACCGGCGACATCGTCAGCATCGACGTCGAGGCGCGCGCGATCCGCATGGAAGTGTCGGACGAGGAGCTGGAACGCCGCCGCGCCGCCTGGACCCCGCCGGCGCCCCGCTACGAGCGCGGCTACGGCGTGATGTTCTCCCGCCACATCCAGCAGGCGGACGAGGGCTGCGACTTCGACTTCCTGCGCACCGAGTACGGCGCCCCGGTGCCCGAGCCGGCGATCTACTGATACGGCTCCGGACGAGATTCGTCCGGAGCCCCCATGATCCGCTCGACCATGATCCGCTCGACCATGACCCGCCCGAAGGGCACCGCCGCCGCGATCGGCCGCTCGCTGCGGATCTATCGCGGCGCGGAGGCGCCGAAAGCCGCCATGGACGCCCTCTATCGCCGCTTCGTGCGGCCGGGCGACCTGGTCTTCGATATCGGTGCTCATGTGGGCGACCGGGTGGCCTCCTTCCGCCGTCTCGGCGCCCGGGTCGTGGCCTTGGAGCCGCAGCCGGGGCCGGCCCGGGCGCTGCGCCTGCTCCATGGCCGCGACCCGGACGTGACCCTGGTCGCCGCGGCGGTGAGTGACGCCCCCGGCGAGGTGTTGCTGCACCTCAACTCGGCCAATCCCACCGTCTCCTCGGCCTCCGCGGATTTCGTCGCGGGGGCGGCGGGCGCGCCGGGCTGGGAGGGGCAGGTCTGGGACCGGCGGATCACGGTGCCTGCCACCACTCTCGACCACTTGGTGGCCGGGCACGGTCGCCCGGCCTTCGTGAAGATCGACGTCGAGGGGTTCGAGGACAGGGTGCTGGCGGGCCTCTCGGCTCCGCTCCCCGCCCTGTCCTTCGAGTTCACCACCATCGCGCGGGACAGCGCGCTGCGTTGCCTCGACCGGCTCGCAGGCCTCGGCCCCTACGGGTTCGACGTCGCGCTCGGCGAGAGCCAGGCGCTCGGATTCGGGCGGTTCGTCGGCCAGGAGGAGATGGCGGCGCATCTCATGGGGCTGCCGATGGCTGCGAATTCCGGGGATGTCTACGCGGTGCTGCGAGCGTGAGCGGCCCCAGCGGCCAAGCCGCTGAGCAAGCGTTTACGCCTTTCGCGCAACGCTCGAGGGCGGTGGTCCATGGGGGGCGGCATGAGCGGACAGATCGGGGTCGGTTTGGCGACCGTACTGGGCATGCTGTGGCTCGGCGGGGCCGCCTGTGCCGGTTCACCCGTCACCCGGGACCGGATGCAGCATGATCTCGACGTGATGACGCGCCACGATCTGTGCGCGCGGGACGATGCGGGCCTGAAGCGGCTCCACCACGATCTGTCGAAACCCTCCGCCGCGACAAGGGTGAGCGCGAAACGATGAGCGGCGGGACGGATGCCGGCCCATGGCCGGCACCGTTCGCGTGAGCGGGCCGCTCAATCGGCCGAGCGCACGATCTTGGTGATGGCGAGCGGCGGCCGGCCGGACTTTTCCGCGATGTCGCGGTCCTGCTCCTCGATCACCTGGCGGACGGCGGTGTCGACGTCGTGCTCGAGGGTGGCAGTGCGGGGAACCCGCCGGTTGGAGCGGCGCGAGCCGTCCTCGTAGTAGACGTCGAACAGGACGAAGCCCGTATCCTGCACCTTCGGCTTCTGCTTGGAACGCAGCATGGTCGTTGACTCTTCTTGGCGGCGGAGCACATGGCATGACAGCGCGGCCTGAAAAAGCCACGCTGCGTGCGGCCCGCGCCGCGAGGGGGAGGATCGATCAGGTGATGGCGGTCCTTCGGGCGCCCGGTCGGGGCCCGCCTCGGAGGGGCAGGCGCGCGACGCGAGCGTGGATATGGGCCCGAACGCCGCCGAACGCCAGCGCCAAGCGCCAGCATCGATGCCGCAGTGTCAGGAAGGCCGTGCAGAACGCCTTGGAGCGGTCCGGCGATCAGCCGGTATACATCACCGCCGCGACCGGGGCGGGCTTGGTCCGGGACGTATGGGTCATGGCCCAGATCGACCAGGCGGCCAGGCCTGAGCAGGAGAGAAGCACCAGCCCGCGGACGTAGCGCCCGCGGTGGATGTCGCGCACGGCGTAGACCGGCATCAACGCCGCCTTGGCGATGTTGCGCAGGGCCAGAACCATCAGGATTGCCAGGAAGGCCGTCACTGTCCCGAGCATGTCCATCCCCCTTCGGCTGGTACGCCACGGCGGAGCTTATCCCCGCAACACGACGAAACGAAGCCACCCGCCCGAAAATATCTCTGCGGCGTGTCAACCCAGCCGTAGCGACTCTGCGCGCCGAATGGTTAACGATACGTAACGTGGCCGTGCGCGCTGGCTCGCCGCTCACCGCACCCGCGTGAAATCCGGTCCCGCATAGGCGCGGACCGCGCCCCCGCCCCGACCCGTGACCGTGACGGTCAGGGCCCAGCGCTCCTGCGCCCCGGCCTGCGCCTGGGCCTCGGCCCGGGCGCGGAGCGTCAGCCTGAGGCGCGTGAGGGCCAGCGCCCGGTTGCGGTGCTGGCTGCGCTCGCTGTCGCAGGTGATCGCGAGGCCGCTCGGCCGGTGGTGCAGCCGCACCGCGCTGTCGGTCGTGTTGACGTGCTGGCCGCCGGCGCCGGAGGCGCGGAATGTCTCCCAGCGCAGGTCGGCCTCCCGGATCCCGAGATCCCCGATCCGGGGCGGCACCACCCGGGTGACGGAGACGAACCAGTTCTTGCGCCCGTGCCCGGGCCTCAGCGGGCTCGGGCAGGTCCAGCGGATGGTGCCCTCCCAGGACCGGGCCCAGGATGCGATGGTCTCCTCCTCGGCATCCTCGCGGCCGAGGCGGACGAGGGCGGAGAGCAGGCCGGGCCTGCCCGGCACCGTCTCCAGGATTGTGGCGGCGAGGCCGTCGGCCGCGGCCTCCCGCACCAGCACGTCGCAGAGGCCCGCGACCGCGAGCTGGCATTCGCCGGGCCCGCGGCCGGCGCTGAGCTGCAGCAGGACCATCCTCAGCGCTCCCGATGCTTGGCTGCCCGGGCGCTGCGGCGCTCGCGCAGGCGGGCCTGCTTGCCGGCACGGGCCGGGCCGTCCGGATCGAGCGAGCATTTGAAGGTGACCAGCGGATGCAGCACCGCGACCACCCGCACGAGGCCGGCCGCCTCCAGGTCGCCGACCACGGACGCGGCCGGCTTGTAGGCCGGCGCCGCCTCCTCCCACAGCAATCGCTCGTCGCCGCAGACGACCACGCCGCCATAGGGATTGCGGGCCAGGTCCTCCCGGCGCAGGCGGCCCTTGAGCTTGGCCTTCGCCTCGTGCCGCCCGAGCTTGCGCCCGGCACCGTGGGCCAGCGACCACAGGGCATCGGCCCGGTCCGGGACCGGCTCGACGAGGACGCTCACGTCGCCCCGCGAGCCCGGCACGACCACCAGCCCGCGATCGGCCGGGGCCGCGCCCTTGCGGTGGAGGTGGCAGCGGCAGCCGCCCGCCTCCACCGGCGTGACGCCGTTGTGGCAGAGATCGAGGAGGCATTGCCCCTCGGCCCCGAGCGCCGTGAGCGCCCGATGGGCGACGAGGTCCCGGTTGGCCCGGGCCCAGGCTGTCGCCCCGTCATGGGCGGCGAGGTAGGATTCGCCCTCCGGCGTGTCGGCCCGCAGGGGCGAGGCCCCGTGCCGCTCGGTATGGGCCCGCAGGATCGACTCGCCGAGGCCCCGGCTGCCGGTATGGACCAAGAGGGCGAGGCGGGCGGGATCGAGCCCGATCCCCGCCGCCGCGTCGGGATCGTGGATCTCGGCGACGGACTGCACCTCCAGGAAGTGGTTGCCGTGGCCGACCGTGCCGAGCGAGGCGTCGAAGGCCGTGGCCGCCACGCCGCGCTCGCCGAGCCAGCCGGCGACATCGCCGTCCCACGGTGCGTCGAGCCCGTCGAGCCGGGCGGCGATCCGGTCGGGATCGGCCCGGCGCCGGGACAGGTCGGTCTGCCACAGAGCCATGCCGCAGCCGATATCGGAGCCGACCAGGGTCGGCCGGATCAGGCCCTCCGACAGGAAGGCCGCTCCGACCGGACCGTTCTTGCCGGGATGGAGGTCCGGCATGCCGACGGTCTCGCGCATGCCGGGAAGGGCGCCGGTCTCGTCGAGCTGGCGCAGGGCCTCGCCCTCGATCCAGGTCGAGGCGGAGGCGACCACGCGAACGCCGGGGGCGCGCGTGGCGATGATGGGATTGCCCATGAGGGATGTGGATTCCGGGGTCGCCGCAGCGACCTTGAGACGAGCTTCAGCGAGCGGACAGGCCGCTTCGCTGCGTCAGAACGCCGGTCCGCCGCGCTCGCGGGGATCCTCGCGTCGTTGCCCCGTCAGAGGACGGGGCGGGCATGGATGGATTCCATGGCTCGCCCTCCTGCCGGGTCCAATCCCGGTCCATGCACCGTTTTTACCGCAACGGAAGAAGCGTGGCAATCTGAACGCCGCCAACGATCAAGCGATTGCCGCTCGATGCGTTCGAATAAAGATCAAGCGCCTCTCCCCTCTCCCACACGGGAGAGGGGAGAGGCGCCATAGATTTCAGGCGGTTCCTGAAATCACTATTTCCTACTTAATAGCCCCGCGCCGCATCCACCGTGTCCGGCGGCACACGTCCCTCACGGACGGCTTCGGCGGCGGCCAGCAGGGTGCGGGCGACGGCCTGCGGGCTCGCGTCGCAGGCCTCGTGCGGGGTGACGCGGATCGCCGGATGATCCCAGAACGGGTGGGCGGGCGGCA
Protein-coding regions in this window:
- a CDS encoding FkbM family methyltransferase, which produces MIRSTMIRSTMTRPKGTAAAIGRSLRIYRGAEAPKAAMDALYRRFVRPGDLVFDIGAHVGDRVASFRRLGARVVALEPQPGPARALRLLHGRDPDVTLVAAAVSDAPGEVLLHLNSANPTVSSASADFVAGAAGAPGWEGQVWDRRITVPATTLDHLVAGHGRPAFVKIDVEGFEDRVLAGLSAPLPALSFEFTTIARDSALRCLDRLAGLGPYGFDVALGESQALGFGRFVGQEEMAAHLMGLPMAANSGDVYAVLRA
- the prfH gene encoding peptide chain release factor H; the protein is MVLLQLSAGRGPGECQLAVAGLCDVLVREAAADGLAATILETVPGRPGLLSALVRLGREDAEEETIASWARSWEGTIRWTCPSPLRPGHGRKNWFVSVTRVVPPRIGDLGIREADLRWETFRASGAGGQHVNTTDSAVRLHHRPSGLAITCDSERSQHRNRALALTRLRLTLRARAEAQAQAGAQERWALTVTVTGRGGGAVRAYAGPDFTRVR
- a CDS encoding RNA ligase RtcB family protein, which gives rise to MGNPIIATRAPGVRVVASASTWIEGEALRQLDETGALPGMRETVGMPDLHPGKNGPVGAAFLSEGLIRPTLVGSDIGCGMALWQTDLSRRRADPDRIAARLDGLDAPWDGDVAGWLGERGVAATAFDASLGTVGHGNHFLEVQSVAEIHDPDAAAGIGLDPARLALLVHTGSRGLGESILRAHTERHGASPLRADTPEGESYLAAHDGATAWARANRDLVAHRALTALGAEGQCLLDLCHNGVTPVEAGGCRCHLHRKGAAPADRGLVVVPGSRGDVSVLVEPVPDRADALWSLAHGAGRKLGRHEAKAKLKGRLRREDLARNPYGGVVVCGDERLLWEEAAPAYKPAASVVGDLEAAGLVRVVAVLHPLVTFKCSLDPDGPARAGKQARLRERRSARAAKHRER